From a region of the Janthinobacterium sp. 61 genome:
- a CDS encoding 3-oxoacid CoA-transferase subunit A, whose translation MIDKLRSSVLEALADIHDGATVMIGGFGGAGQPAELIDGLIAQGARDLVIVNNNAGNGDTGLAALLKNGQVRKIICSFPRQADSHVFDALYRAGKLELELVPQGNLAERIRAAGAGIGGFFTPTGYGTDLAKGKETREIDGRMYVFESPIHADFALIKAEQGDRWGNLTYRKTARNFGPVMAMAAKVSIASVHEVAELGSIDPEHVITPGLFVQRIVQVPRTATGPAGFKAA comes from the coding sequence ATGATCGACAAACTGCGTTCCAGCGTCCTTGAGGCGCTGGCCGATATCCACGATGGCGCCACCGTCATGATTGGCGGCTTCGGCGGCGCGGGCCAACCGGCCGAGCTGATCGACGGCTTGATCGCCCAGGGCGCCCGCGACCTCGTCATCGTCAACAACAACGCGGGCAATGGCGATACGGGCCTGGCCGCCCTGCTGAAAAACGGGCAGGTGCGCAAGATCATCTGCTCCTTCCCCCGCCAGGCCGATTCCCACGTCTTTGACGCGCTGTACCGCGCGGGCAAGCTGGAACTGGAACTGGTGCCCCAGGGCAACCTTGCCGAGCGTATCCGCGCCGCCGGCGCCGGCATTGGCGGCTTCTTCACCCCCACGGGCTATGGCACGGATCTGGCCAAGGGCAAGGAAACGCGCGAGATCGACGGGCGCATGTATGTATTCGAGTCGCCCATCCACGCCGATTTCGCGCTGATCAAGGCGGAGCAGGGCGACCGCTGGGGCAATCTGACCTACCGCAAGACGGCGCGCAACTTCGGCCCCGTCATGGCCATGGCCGCGAAAGTGAGCATTGCCTCCGTGCACGAGGTTGCCGAACTGGGCAGCATCGATCCCGAGCACGTCATCACGCCGGGCCTGTTCGTGCAGCGCATCGTGCAAGTGCCGCGCACGGCCACCGGCCCTGCCGGCTTCAAAGCTGCCTGA